Proteins co-encoded in one Arachis hypogaea cultivar Tifrunner chromosome 11, arahy.Tifrunner.gnm2.J5K5, whole genome shotgun sequence genomic window:
- the LOC112720293 gene encoding uncharacterized protein: protein MLMTRRAGMEALGKFVQVVASRLLCVGRTVGCVGADQQEAVNKVSSMEKSYTARIADLEKAVKEKEDVATSAVAKAKEAEDEVVRLRDQIRLLQAEVMEHDVAKGRLTSRVHELEEAGMEMFSYDFDRAVSQIALLAPNFDCDKLDITKIVVGGKLVVDGTVEEHDENAPS from the exons ATGCTTATGACGCGCCGAGCTGGAATGGAAGCGCTCGGTAAATTTGTTCAG GTGGTTGCTTCTCGCTTACTCTGCGTTGGTCGGACTGTTGGGTGCGTTGGTGCTGATCAGCAAGAGGCTGTGAACAAGGTCTCTTCCATGGAGAAGTCATATACAGCTCGGATTGCTGATTTGGAGAAGGCTGTAAAGGAAAAGGAAGATGTTGCTACCAGTGCTGTGGCTAAAGCGAAAGAAGCTGAGGATGAGGTGGTTCGTTTAAGAGATCAAATCCGTTTGTTGCAGGCTGAAGTTATGGAGCACGACGTGGCCAAAGGTCGGCTTACTTCCCGTGTGCATGAGCTAGAGGAGGCTGGGATGGAGATGTTCTCTTATGATTTTGATCGTGCTGTGAGTCAGATTGCCCTGTTAGCTCCTAATTTTGATTGTGATAAGCTCGATATTACAAAGATAGTTGTAGGTGGAAAGTTAGTTGTGGATGGTACTGTGGAGGAGCACGATGAGAATGCTCCTTCTTAG